A genomic stretch from Etheostoma cragini isolate CJK2018 chromosome 8, CSU_Ecrag_1.0, whole genome shotgun sequence includes:
- the LOC117948954 gene encoding iroquois-class homeodomain protein IRX-5-like, with product MPVPSPDSCEPLVQASSPPVPLTLVSTCPPVHLSTWASFPPVHLSTCPPGPRLHLSTCPPVHLGLVSTCPPDPRLHLSTCPPVHLGLVSTCPPGPRLHLSTCPPVHLGLVSTCPPGPRLYLSTCPPHGSVWRRESSSEREQQEVSVVSPVVQGEVSLLSQGIQRLQESSRSVPVVPEEPEAAGVLQSPGYDPSSGVPGSLDYPPFGALGPCPYGDPAYRKNATWDATATLKAWLTEHRKNPYPTKGEKILLAIVARMTLTQVSTWFANARRRLKKDNKMTWTPRTRSEDEDDEDHIDLETNQDGDEPIKSGNAGLETEGEDAPPLPAPVGTACVLVYREDSGSSSDTDPDYKDSGDLRLPLPPGSTTPPTAPPGAVSAPETERPPITLSKKHVDSCGATLGRNPAPKPKLWSLAEIATSSDNSKGSSDSLQSGGAPTRTPYLHSPALPRPLYYTPPYVPGYSSYGALGPLHGGSHGSQQAMLQRDRRQTHELHKGRTNF from the exons ATGCCGGTCCCCAGCCCAGACTCATGTGAGCCACT GGTCCAGGCCTCGTCTCCACCTGTCCCCCTGACCCTCGTCTCCACCTGTCCACCTGTCCACCTCTCCACCTGGGCCTCGTTTCCACCTGTCCACCTGTCCACCTGTCCACCTGGGCCTCGTCTCCACCTGTCCACCTGTCCACCTGTCCACCTGGGCCTCGTCTCCACCTGTCCCCCTGACCCTCGTCTCCACCTGTCCACCTGTCCACCTGTCCACCTGGGCCTCGTTTCCACCTGTCCACCTGGGCCTCGTCTCCACCTGTCCACCTGTCCACCTGTCCACCTGGGCCTTGTCTCCACCTGTCCACCTGGGCCTCGTCTCTACCTGTCCACCTGTCCACCT CATGGCAGCGTCTGGAGAAGAGAGTCTTCGTCAGAGAGGGAGCAGCAGGAAGTCTCCGTGGTGTCTCCAGTTGTCCAGGGTGAAGTGTCCCTGTTGTCCCAGGGGATCCAGAGGCTGCAGGAGTCTTCCAGGTCTGTCCCTGTTGTCCCAGAAGAACCAGAGGCTGCAGGAGTCCTCCAG AGTCCAGGCTACGATCCGTCCTCGGGCGTCCCCGGGTCCTTGGACTACCCCCCGTTCGGGGCCCTGGGGCCCTGCCCGTACGGGGACCCCGCCTACAGGAAGAACGCCACGTGGGACGCCACGGCCACGCTGAAGGCCTGGCTCACCGAGCACCGCAAGAACCCGTACCCCACCAAGGGGGAGAAGATCCTGCTGGCCATCGTGGCCCGGATGACGCTCACGCAGGTCTCCACCTGGTTCGCCAACGCACGCCGCCGCCTCAAGAAGGACAACAAGATGACCTGGACGCCCAGGACCCGCAGCGAGGACGAGGACGACGAAGACCACATCGACCTGGAGACAAACCAGGACGGCGACGAGCCGATCAAGTCCGGCAACGCCGGGCTGGAGACCGAGGGAGAAGACG ctcctcctcttcctgcccCTGTGGGGACCGCCTGTGTGCTGGTGTACAGAGAGGACAGCGGTAGCAGCAGCGACACCGACCCAGACTACAAAGACTCGGGGGACCTGAGACTGCCGCTCCCCCCAGGCTCCACTACCCCCCCCACCGCACCCCCGGGGGCGGTCAGCGCGCCGGAGACGGAGCGCCCGCCGATCACGCTGTCTAAAAAGCACGTCGACTCCTGCGGCGCCACCCTGGGACGGAACCCGGCTCCGAAACCTAAACTCTGGTCCCTGGCTGAAATCGCCACTTCTTCGGATAACAGTAAAGGATCTAGTGACTCTTTGCAGAGTGGGGGGGCACCGACCCGGACCCCGTACCTGCACAGCCCCGCCCTGCCCCGACCCCTGTACTACACCCCCCCCTACGTCCCGGGGTACTCCAGCTACGGCGCCCTGGGGCCGCTGCACGGCGGCTCACACGGATCACAGCAGGCGATGCTGCAGAGAGACCGAAGACAGACGCACGAGCTCCACAAAGGCAGGACGAACTTTTGA